From a region of the Triticum aestivum cultivar Chinese Spring chromosome 7D, IWGSC CS RefSeq v2.1, whole genome shotgun sequence genome:
- the LOC123165664 gene encoding uncharacterized protein, with amino-acid sequence MVMESEPQPGNGHEPHNTTSQQQKHQCDDQTPSSADEAELLWNLRKYLILLATLSTTITYQAGLAQPGGLWADNQQGYLASDVVMFLSRTKRYRMFFYCNTTAFIISLIVLILVLVRELRWNAIWLRSLQFALLLDLLGLVGAYAAGNRREVRTSIYIWVILVGIVTYVGLHVVFFRHLAPEWLGEIFRDIQRFWEDSIAHIFNRRHNIKHELDAPIQDEKESLEKNHGFFLVAATLAATKTYTAGLSPPGGRSYWYDNNGSHIAGDLVLRDKYPLGFNAFMFFNKTAFSGSFVINIMLLSKTGVNYIAMSNVLRLWILISLMATYAVGSRRKIHTSIFVFSLFGAVLLYLIIQWVARIMPKPEFIRKCIKWMEGEQKKLVLKLNSFMDSCSRSNGRVPRLQYDGQHSCRNGASSTVNNVKDDLGKLQTYLLWFAILAATITYQAGLHPPGGFWPRSRDPILEAINPIRYKAFYYCNATAFVSSLVIIMLLQSQLITIGAMKRHVLQIAMGFDLFSIMGAYAAGSSRTLSTQMYVIILVILVHIVLFVDARVPDGSAQQQDDNAEAKRLQKRHKFLMLLAVLATSSTYQAGISPPGGFWTDNRDGHQAGHPLFSDAFPRRYKAFIYFNSTAFMASLVLIVLLVSRRLCHRGLRGYTLHACVLLDLISLMGAFVAGSCRTVSASVYVILISAVVFACIMIQVLLLKFTKDMVIDFFDWMFHITAFKRLNLPKNCGGSIKGNKKTSQKWREDLMLIGASAVSFAYQAGLLPPGFLWVADCDGYFTRDLTIYDTHPVQYKVFFYCNATVFMASTVVVILLLNTTMRKYKGYALAMKTAMMMGLLGLLGAYAAGSCRT; translated from the coding sequence ATGGTCATGGAGTCCGAGCCACAGCCTGGTAATGGTCATGAACCTCACAATACCACAAGTCAGCAACAAAAACACCAGTGTGATGACCAAACACCGAGTAGTGCTGATGAAGCAGAGCTTCTATGGAACCTGAGGAAGTACTTGATCCTGCTGGCAACTTTATCAACCACTATCACCTACCAGGCGGGGCTGGCACAACCGGGTGGTCTCTGGGCAGATAACCAGCAAGGCTACCTTGCCAGTGACGTTGTCATGTTTCTTAGCCGCACCAAGCGGTACAGGATGTTCTTCTACTGCAACACAACAGCATTCATTATATCACTCATTGTTCTGATCCTGGTCCTGGTCAGGGAGCTGAGATGGAATGCAATTTGGCTCCGTTCGCTGCAGTTTGCGCTGCTGCTTGACCTGCTCGGGCTTGTGGGGGCCTATGCTGCCGGGAACCGCAGGGAGGTCAGAACATCCATTTATATCTGGGTAATTCTTGTTGGCATCGTCACATATGTCGGGCTTCATGTAGTATTCTTCCGCCATCTAGCTCCTGAATGGCTTGGAGAAATATTCAGGGACATCCAGAGGTTCTGGGAGGATTCTATAGCACACATTTTCAACAGAAGGCACAACATAAAACATGAGCTAGATGCTCCTATCCAAGATGAAAAGGAGTCACTGGAGAAGAATCACGGTTTCTTTCTGGTTGCAGCTACATTGGCAGCAACAAAGACATATACTGCAGGGTTAAGTCCACCAGGTGGCAGATCTTACTGGTATGATAACAATGGTAGCCACATTGCTGGCGACCTGGTGCTTCGAGACAAATACCCCCTCGGCTTCAACGCGTTTATGTTCTTCAATAAAACTGCCTTTTCTGGTTCCTTTGTCATCAACATCATGCTTCTCAGTAAAACGGGAGTGAATTACATTGCCATGTCAAATGTACTTCGGTTGTGGATTCTGATCAGCCTTATGGCTACTTATGCCGTAGGGAGTCGCAGGAAAATCCATACATCTATCTTTGTGTTCTCACTTTTCGGTGCAGTCCTGCTCTACCTCATCATTCAATGGGTTGCTCGTATAATGCCTAAGCCAGAATTTATCAGGAAGTGCATCAAGTGGATGGAAGGAGAGCAGAAAAAGCTAGTCTTGAAGCTAAACTCCTTTATGGATAGTTGTAGCAGATCCAATGGGCGGGTGCCACGATTACAGTATGATGGACAACATTCATGCAGAAATGGCGCATCAAGCACTGTTAATAATGTGAAAGATGACTTGGGGAAGTTGCAGACATACCTTTTATGGTTTGCCATCCTTGCTGCGACTATTACATACCAAGCTGGGTTGCATCCCCCCGGTGGGTTTTGGCCACGCAGTCGAGATCCAATTCTCGAGGCCATCAATCCCATTCGGTACAAAGCATTCTACTACTGCAACGCCACTGCATTTGTGTCATCATTGGTTATCATCATGCTACTCCAGAGCCAGCTGATCACCATAGGCGCCATGAAACGACATGTGCTGCAGATAGCCATGGGTTTTGATCTCTTCAGTATAATGGGGGCATATGCTGCTGGGAGCAGCCGGACTTTATCCACACAAATGTATGTGATAATCTTAGTCATCCTTGTTCATATTGTGCTATTTGTGGACGCAAGAGTTCCTGATGGATCAGCTCAGCAGCAAGATGATAACGCTGAAGCAAAACGTTTGCAGAAGCGGCACAAGTTTCTAATGCTGCTCGCAGTTCTGGCAACATCCAGCACATATCAAGCCGGCATAAGCCCACCAGGTGGCTTCTGGACTGACAACAGGGATGGCCACCAGGCAGGTCACCCATTGTTCAGCGATGCGTTTCCACGCCGTTACAAGGCTTTCATCTACTTCAATTCCACTGCTTTCATGGCATCATTGGTTTTAATTGTGTTGCTTGTTAGCAGAAGGCTGTGTCACAGGGGACTGCGGGGATACACACTGCATGCATGCGTGCTACTAGATCTGATCAGTCTCATGGGTGCTTTTGTCGCTGGAAGCTGCAGAACAGTGTCGGCATCGGTTTATGTCATCCTGATCTCGGCTGTTGTTTTTGCCTGTATCATGATTCAGGTTCTACTACTGAAATTTACAAAAGATATGGTAATTGACTTCTTTGACTGGATGTTTCACATCACTGCTTTCAAGCGTCTGAATTTACCCAAGAATTGTGGTGGAAGCATCAAAGGGAACAAGAAAACTAGCCAAAAATGGCGTGAAGATTTGATGCTGATTGGAGCTTCCGCAGTGTCTTTTGCTTACCAAGCTGGGCTCCTTCCTCCAGGTTTCCTTTGGGTTGCTGACTGCGATGGATATTTCACACGTGATCTAACCATCTATGATACCCATCCGGTGCAGTATAAGGTATTCTTCTACTGCAATGCCACAGTGTTCATGGCATCGACGGTCGTAGTCATCCTTCTGCTGAACACCACAATGAGGAAGTACAAGGGATATGCCCTTGCCATGAAAACAGCAATGATGATGGGCTTGCTTGGTCTGCTCGGGGCGTATGCTGCAGGCAGCTGCAGGACCTGA